Proteins found in one Labeo rohita strain BAU-BD-2019 chromosome 11, IGBB_LRoh.1.0, whole genome shotgun sequence genomic segment:
- the tk1 gene encoding thymidine kinase, cytosolic — translation MDCLNVARILPNSPRKTRGQIQVIFGPMFSGKSTELMRRVRRFQVAQYSCLLIKYAKDTRYSEKGMATHDMSTMEAVPANRLQDIRALALQACVIGIDEGQFFPDTVEFCEEMANMGKTIIVAALDGTFQRKPFGNILNLVPLAESVVKLNAVCMQCFKEAAYTKRLGAEKEVEVIGGADKYHAVCRACYGGLMVYKENCDPQREETPPHVMSGKQPNQSAPRKLFASLHL, via the exons ATGGATTGCTTGAATGTAGCGAGGATTTTACCCAATTCCCCACGGAAGACACGGGGACAGATTCAG GTTATTTTCGGCCCGATGTTTTCAGGAAAGAG cactgaactgaTGCGTCGCGTGCGGAGGTTCCAGGTGGCTCAGTACTCCTGTCTGCTCATCAAATACGCCAAAGACACGCGCTACTCCGAAAAGGGGATGGCCACGCATGACAT GAGCACGATGGAGGCCGTTCCTGCCAACCGTCTGCAGGACATCCGTGCTCTGGCGCTGCAGGCCTGCGTCATCGGCATCGATGAGGGACAGTTT TTTCCAGACACAGTAGAGTTCTGTGAGGAAATGGCCAACATGGGAAAAACTATCATAGTAGCAGCTCTTGACGGAACCTTCCAGAGAAAG CCCTTCGGTAACATCCTGAATCTGGTGCCTCTAGCAGAGAGCGTGGTAAAACTGAACGCCGTCTGCATGCAGTGCTTCAAAGAAGCTGCCTACACCAAAAGACTCGGAGCTGAAAAAGAG GTGGAGGTGATCGGCGGCGCTGATAAGTATCACGCTGTGTGCCGGGCGTGTTACGGAGGTCTCATGGTGTATAAGGAGAACTGCGACCCGCAACGAGAGGAGACGCCGCCGCATGTGATGTCAGGAAAACAGCCCAATCAAAGCGCTCCACGAAAACTCTTCGCTTCCCTTCATTTATga
- the syngr2b gene encoding synaptogyrin-2b, whose protein sequence is MESNSVAYGASLAGAGFDPIKFIKQPQTIIRILSWVFAIVVFASITAEGYVNSSSEGQVKCVFNRNDGACHYGVGIGVIAFLASFAFLLADAFLPSMSNAQERKYVVMADLGFSGAWTFLWFVCFCLMADQWSKTQDTSGIPTDAVHAVIAFSFFSIGSWGALTYFALVRFRQGVPDVTQNYADPPVDNTSPYPTTYTPPTYPSFQNTGQDIYQQPPFVPNPDPSGQSSYQPPVY, encoded by the exons ATGGAGTCGAACAGTGTGGCGTACGGAGCCTCTCTCGCCGGAGCGGGATTCGATCCCATCAAATTCATCAAACAGCCTCAAACTATCATACGGATCCTCAGCTGG GTGTTTGCCATTGTGGTGTTCGCCTCCATAACCGCTGAAGGGTACGTGAACAGCAGCTCTGAAGGCCAGGTGAAGTGTGTCTTCAACAGGAATGACGGGGCCTGTCATTACGGCGTGGGCATCGGCGTTATCGCCTTTCTGGCCTCCTTCGCCTTCCTGTTGGCTGATGCGTTCCTGCCTTCGATGAGCAATGCTCAGGAGAGGAAGTACGTGGTGATGGCAGATCTGGGCTTTTCAG GTGCCTGGACGTTTCTGtggtttgtgtgtttctgtctcATGGCGGATCAGTGGTCAAAGACCCAAGACACCAGCGGCATCCCTACAGACGCCGTCCATGCCGTCATCGCCTTCTCATTCTTCTCCATTGGATCATGG GGAGCGTTAACTTACTTTGCTCTGGTGAGGTTTCGTCAGGGCGTTCCAGATGTGACCCAGAACTACGCCGATCCGCCGGTGGACAACACGTCACCGTATCCCACCACCTATACGCCGCCCACGTATCCGTCCTTCCAGAACACCGGACAAGACATCTACCAGCAGCCGCCCTTCGTACCCAACCCCGACCCGTCCGGCCAGAGCAGCTACCAACCGCCCGTCTATTGA
- the si:dkey-93h22.7 gene encoding Fc receptor-like protein 5, which yields MESRHLKLILIGILAFYPRTGALEKLDEPILFGPSVALDGSVEDFYCDIPGKPVTLSVQYEIYLETNPGKVFGAHSSLSGEIATFPLVITTQHDGRLICKASGHNDTDIESSYSKPWEFRVIVPVGDVSIISHSSIENMWEGQTLTLQCNKTKGTYVTYNWFRNNVPVQMPYDRNEDTLTIHRVSAQNTGNYVCVASNRYNDTTIFNSTSDVTVYVKEYVSKPEISMDPVKLENGYYAANITCQSKKGTPPITFSLLNYTDAIFTETTETTSAFFKVPIELNRYMGQVSCNASNEGNWVLSDPFRLIVESVGGAVTMTPLKHVDLDFQVVDLELRCKVEQGSFPRYSWFLNNSRLVGRGRFYAVVLSDESKLLLSVGRDSAGFYHCQASDRLDNSTSVHSPKMLINKEVLNTVPLLVVIVVFTSFALLNVALIACCIYGVVLRRRYPKKYPLIEEHRKMRITDKQEDEDEEDADYLMLEDFEEDAVQTDRMSDSAEDEDQSVDESVLYEGAVSE from the exons ATGGAATCGAGGCACCTTAAACTGATTCTCATAG GTATTTTGGCCTTTTATCCAAGGACAG GTGCTCTGGAAAAGCTTGATGAACCGATTCTGTTTGGTCCATCTGTTGCATTAGATGGTTCCGTTGAGGATTTCTACTGTGACATTCCTGGAAAACCAGTAACATTGTCTGTGCAATATGAAATCTATTTGGAGACAAACCCGGGTAAGGTGTTTGGAGCACACTCCTCGTTGTCAGGAGAAATAGCCACTTTTCCTCTAGTTATCACCACTCAACATGACGGTCGACTCATCTGCAAGGCCAGCGGACACAATGACACCGATATTGAGAGCTCGTACAGTAAGCCCTGGGAATTTAGAGTCATTG TTCCAGTGGGGGATGTGAGCATCATTTCACATTCTTCCATTGAAAACATGTGGGAAGGACAAACTTTGACCCTCCAGTGCAACAAAACCAAAGGAACGTACGTCACCTACAATTGGTTCAGGAACAACGTGCCGGTTCAGATGCCGTACGACAGGAATGAAGACACTCTGACCATCCACAGGGTTTCTGCACAAAATACAGGCAATTACGTGTGTGTGGCATCAAACCGATACAACGACACGACAATCTTCAACTCCACCAGTGATGTGACTGTGTACGTCAAAG AATATGTGTCTAAGCCTGAAATCTCCATGGACCCTGTGAAGCTTGAGAATGGATATTATGCAGCCAACATCACGTGTCAGTCTAAGAAGGGAACGCCACCCATCACCTTCAGCCTGTTGAACTACACAGACGCCATCTTCACCGAAACGACTGAAACAACAAGTGCGTTCTTTAAAGTGCCCATCGAGCTGAACCGCTACATGGGACAAGTGAGCTGTAACGCCAGCAACGAGGGCAACTGGGTTCTGAGTGATCCGTTCAGATTGATCGTGG AGTCTGTAGGAGGTGCTGTAACAATGACACCCTTAAAGCACGTGGATCTGGACTTCCAGGTGGTTGACTTGGAGCTGCGCTGCAAGGTGGAGCAGGGATCGTTTCCGCGTTACAGCTGGTTCCTCAACAACAGCAGGCTGGTGGGCCGAGGACGTTTCTATGCAGTGGTCCTGTCAGACGAATCCAAATTGTTACTTTCTGTAGGCCGAGACAGCGCTGGGTTCTACCACTGTCAAGCTTCAGACAGATTGGACAACAGCACCAGCGTCCACAGCCCAAAGATGCTGATCAATAAAGAGG TACTGAACACAGTCCCTCTTTTGGTTGTGATTGTTGTTTTTACCTCTTTTGCCCTGCTGAACGTTGCTTTGATTGCTTGCTGTATTTATGGAGTCGTGCTAC GGAGAAGATATCCAAAAAAATACCc ACTCATTGAAGAACACAGAAAAATGAGAATCACTGATAAACAGGAAGATGAAGATGAGGAAGATGCAGATTATCTA atgttggaggattttgagGAAGACGCCGTCCAAACTGACAGAATGAGTGACTCTGCTGAG GATGAAGACCAGTCCGTAGATGAAAGCGTCCTGTATGAAGGGGCTGTTTCAGAATAA
- the cant1b gene encoding soluble calcium-activated nucleotidase 1b isoform X1 has translation MTQTTHMRARKKESRDSMHSMRVSVHGASMFSSITSSISDPRFRFRWRAITVATLLALAVLVYLHQTSSSSTDGKGNGQRSWRSSRDVSGMMAAAESVDSRYNDTYPLSPPEHTVSGIRYRIGVIADLDTNSRSQKDNTWFSYLKRGHLLVSDSGDSVSVEWDSDTVVLESHLSEKGRGMELSELVAFNGHLYSVDDRTGVVYRIEGNRAVPWVILTDGDGSVSKGFKAEWLAVKDERLYVGGLGKEWTTITGEFVNNNPEWVKVVGFHGDVEHENWVPRYHALKKAADIKPPGYLIHESAVWSERLQRWFFLPRRASSERYEETADERRGTNLILSCSPDFSQISLSRVGPLKPTLGFSSFKFIPDTDDQIVLALKSEEDAGQIATYITAFTLDGRILLPDTKIGDVKYEGLEFI, from the exons ATGACACAAACAACGCACATGAGGGCCAGAAAGAAAG AGAGCCGTGACTCCATGCACTCCATGCGGGTTTCCGTTCATGGTGCATCCATGTTCTCCTCCATCACCAGCTCCATCTCCGACCCGCGTTTCCGCTTCCGATGGCGAGCCATCACGGTGGCGACCCTCCTGGCATTGGCCGTCCTTGTGTACCTGCACCAAACATCATCGAGCTCCACCGACGGCAAAGGTAATGGCCAGCGTTCGTGGCGATCCAGCCGGGATGTATCAGGTATGATGGCGGCGGCCGAATCGGTGGACTCGCGTTACAACGACACATACCCACTCAGTCCTCCGGAACACACGGTCAGCGGGATCCGCTACCGGATCGGAGTCATAGCGGACCTGGACACGAACTCACGCAGCCAGAAGGACAACACGTGGTTCAGCTACCTGAAACGAGGACACCTGTTGGTGTCTGACAGTGGGGATAGTGTATCTGTGGAGTGGGATTCGGACACGGTGGTTTTGGAGAGTCATCTGTCGGAGAAGGGCCGCGGTATGGAACTGTCAGAGCTGGTGGCGTTTAACGGGCACCTGTACAGCGTGGACGACCGTACGGGTGTGGTGTACCGGATAGAGGGCAACAGAGCCGTGCCGTGGGTCATCCTGACGGACGGAGACGGAAGCGTGTCTAAAG GTTTTAAGGCGGAGTGGTTGGCGGTGAAGGACGAGCGTCTGTATGTCGGTGGTCTCGGTAAGGAGTGGACGACCATCACCGGCGAGTTCGTCAATAACAACCCAGAGTGGGTGAAGGTGGTTGGTTTCCATGGTGACGTGGAGCACGAGAACTGGGTACCGCGGTATCACGCGCTCAAGAAAGCAGCAGATATCAAACCGCCAG GTTATCTCATCCACGAGTCGGCCGTGTGGAGCGAGCGTCTCCAGCGCTGGTTCTTCCTCCCTCGCCGCGCCAGCTCCGAACGCTACGAGGAAACGGCGGACGAGCGCCGCGGCACCAACCTCATCCTGAGCTGCTCGCCGGACTTCAGTCAGATCTCACTGTCACGCGTCGGGCCGCTCAAACCCACGCTCGGCTTCTCCTCCTTCAAATTCATTCCAGACACGGACGACCAGATCGTACTGGCGCTCAAATCGGAGGAGGACGCGGGGCAAATCGCCACGTACATCACGGCCTTCACGCTGGACGGACGCATCCTGCTGCCTGACACGAAGATCGGAGACGTCAAATACGAAGGGCTGGAGTTCATATAA
- the cant1b gene encoding soluble calcium-activated nucleotidase 1b isoform X2 produces MHSMRVSVHGASMFSSITSSISDPRFRFRWRAITVATLLALAVLVYLHQTSSSSTDGKGNGQRSWRSSRDVSGMMAAAESVDSRYNDTYPLSPPEHTVSGIRYRIGVIADLDTNSRSQKDNTWFSYLKRGHLLVSDSGDSVSVEWDSDTVVLESHLSEKGRGMELSELVAFNGHLYSVDDRTGVVYRIEGNRAVPWVILTDGDGSVSKGFKAEWLAVKDERLYVGGLGKEWTTITGEFVNNNPEWVKVVGFHGDVEHENWVPRYHALKKAADIKPPGYLIHESAVWSERLQRWFFLPRRASSERYEETADERRGTNLILSCSPDFSQISLSRVGPLKPTLGFSSFKFIPDTDDQIVLALKSEEDAGQIATYITAFTLDGRILLPDTKIGDVKYEGLEFI; encoded by the exons ATGCACTCCATGCGGGTTTCCGTTCATGGTGCATCCATGTTCTCCTCCATCACCAGCTCCATCTCCGACCCGCGTTTCCGCTTCCGATGGCGAGCCATCACGGTGGCGACCCTCCTGGCATTGGCCGTCCTTGTGTACCTGCACCAAACATCATCGAGCTCCACCGACGGCAAAGGTAATGGCCAGCGTTCGTGGCGATCCAGCCGGGATGTATCAGGTATGATGGCGGCGGCCGAATCGGTGGACTCGCGTTACAACGACACATACCCACTCAGTCCTCCGGAACACACGGTCAGCGGGATCCGCTACCGGATCGGAGTCATAGCGGACCTGGACACGAACTCACGCAGCCAGAAGGACAACACGTGGTTCAGCTACCTGAAACGAGGACACCTGTTGGTGTCTGACAGTGGGGATAGTGTATCTGTGGAGTGGGATTCGGACACGGTGGTTTTGGAGAGTCATCTGTCGGAGAAGGGCCGCGGTATGGAACTGTCAGAGCTGGTGGCGTTTAACGGGCACCTGTACAGCGTGGACGACCGTACGGGTGTGGTGTACCGGATAGAGGGCAACAGAGCCGTGCCGTGGGTCATCCTGACGGACGGAGACGGAAGCGTGTCTAAAG GTTTTAAGGCGGAGTGGTTGGCGGTGAAGGACGAGCGTCTGTATGTCGGTGGTCTCGGTAAGGAGTGGACGACCATCACCGGCGAGTTCGTCAATAACAACCCAGAGTGGGTGAAGGTGGTTGGTTTCCATGGTGACGTGGAGCACGAGAACTGGGTACCGCGGTATCACGCGCTCAAGAAAGCAGCAGATATCAAACCGCCAG GTTATCTCATCCACGAGTCGGCCGTGTGGAGCGAGCGTCTCCAGCGCTGGTTCTTCCTCCCTCGCCGCGCCAGCTCCGAACGCTACGAGGAAACGGCGGACGAGCGCCGCGGCACCAACCTCATCCTGAGCTGCTCGCCGGACTTCAGTCAGATCTCACTGTCACGCGTCGGGCCGCTCAAACCCACGCTCGGCTTCTCCTCCTTCAAATTCATTCCAGACACGGACGACCAGATCGTACTGGCGCTCAAATCGGAGGAGGACGCGGGGCAAATCGCCACGTACATCACGGCCTTCACGCTGGACGGACGCATCCTGCTGCCTGACACGAAGATCGGAGACGTCAAATACGAAGGGCTGGAGTTCATATAA
- the afmid gene encoding kynurenine formamidase, translated as MKRHVTFTWALKHLIIDRVSTKLEPHSLVLFQSLQSSKKTVIMSDWRKMSKDELEHQFSPSRWSHRMSADDVIRAHVAAVRSGTEKARSITQTLLDIPYGDGDGEKLDVYVPSSSSPDVPLVIYFHGGYWQFLSKDESGFLAVPLVQKGVVVVAVGYSIAPKGNMDLMVSQVRRSVVSVIQQYSHISGLYLCGHSAGAHLAAMVLSTDWAQYDISPQIKGALLVSGIYDLQPILSTYVNEPLKMTEEVALRNSPSHFLSQLKLSSASCDIIVAVAQNDSPEFRKQSEEYFKALESAGLKVSFEDVPNTDHFNIIEQLVDENYHLTKLLLKMMGKS; from the exons ATGAAGCGCCACGTGACTTTCACATGggctttaaaacatttaataattgaCCGTGTGTCAACAAAACTTGAGCCTCACTCACTGGTGCTGTTTCAAAGTCTCCAGTCGAGCAAAAAAACTGTCATCATGAGCGACTGGAGGAAAATGAGCAAAGAT GAGCTGGAGCACCAGTTCTCTCCCAGCCGCTGGTCACACAGGATGTCCGCCGATGACGTGATCAGAGCCCATGTGGCTGCTGTCAGATcag GCACAGAGAAAGCTCGGTCCATCACTCAGACTTTGCTCGACATCCCGTACGGTGATGGTGACGGAGAGAAGCTGGACGTTTATGTTCCCAGCAGCTCTAGTCCAG ATGTGCCGCTGGTCATTTACTTTCATGGAGGATACTGGCAGTTCCTCAG TAAGGATGAGTCCGGTTTCCTGGCCGTGCCATTGGTTCAGAAGGGTGTGGTGGTGGTTGCCGTGGGTTACAGCATCGCTCCTAAAG GGAATATGGATCTGATGGTGTCGCAGGTGCGCAGGAGCGTGGTGTCTGTCATTCAGCAGTATTCACACATCAG CGGTCTGTACCTGTGCGGTCATTCAGCCGGAGCTCATCTGGCCGCTATGGTTCTGTCCACTGACTGGGCACAATATGACATATCACCGCAAATCAAAG GTGCGCTTCTCGTCAGCGGCATTTATGACCTGCAGCCCATCCTGTCCACCTACGTGAACGAGCCGCTGAAGATGACCGA GGAAGTGGCGTTAAGAAACAGCCCCAGTCACTTCCTGTCGCAGCTGAAGCTCTCGTCCGCTTCCTGCGATATCATCGTCGCTGTTGCGCAAAACGACTCGCCAGAGTTTCGTAAGCAGTCGGAGGAGTATTTCAAA GCTTTGGAATCTGCAGGTCTTAAAGTCTCTTTTGAAGACGTTCCCAACACGGATCATTTCAATATTATAGAGCAACTGGTTGATGAAAATTACCATCTCACAAAG CTCCTGCTAAAGATGATGGGAAAAAGCTGA